In Citrus sinensis cultivar Valencia sweet orange chromosome 4, DVS_A1.0, whole genome shotgun sequence, one DNA window encodes the following:
- the LOC102622486 gene encoding uncharacterized protein LOC102622486 isoform X7 — protein MDDSPDSPPSKLKEIQMPPSYPEDYVFDPTLCSCPKPLPINYCPDPLLVDKLEHVPYPGFPKGFDSIAVNELHWPLNEIFPFSNQIHQRGCGQTMDDSPDSPPSKLKEIQLINCLQQLAPEPDAHDNCSKYMRTATSRKATKITHTPTHTSADSPQLFCWVHCKPKGPGLPPFPKSPPPSPDASPLIDSILERAPTEWGSGMKSQEDLERMKTAFLRYDASFREQTPPDIQLKPRNDETLMPAHKSVLAARSKILGMPNLDGSYGRGGIVELPESREELEPLLEFLYVGSLPEEKMQKHIMTLSKAAYKYDIQYLGELCARHSLSSLISSNDLEVLYLAYCCRHQALLEAALKLIVEEGEERICCVKFINFANKYPLMLKLVRMAMVMCRET, from the exons ATGGACGACAGCCCTGATTCGCCGCCATCCAAGTTGAAGGAGATACAG ATGCCGCCAAGTTATCCTGAGGACTACGTCTTCGATCCAACTCTCTGCTCATGTCCCAAACCCCTCCCCATCAATTACTGCCCCGATCCCTTATTGGTTGATAAGTTAGAg CATGTGCCATATCCAGGTTTTCCCAAGGGCTTTGACTCCATTGCAGTGAATGAACTTCATTGGCCTCTAAACGAg ATTTTCCCATTCTCAAATCAAATACACCAACGCGGCTGCGGTCAAACCATGGACGACAGCCCTGATTCGCCGCCATCCAAGTTGAAGGAGATACAG TTAATTAATTGCCTGCAACAGCTTGCACCAGAACCAGATGCACATGATAACTGTTCTAAATATATGAGGACTGCGACTTCCCGGAAGGCCACCAAAATCACGCACACCCCAACCCATACATCTGCCGACTCGCCGCAGCTCTTTTGCTGGGTCCACTGTAAGCCAAAAGGTCCAGGCCTACCACCATTCCCCAAATCGCCACCACCATCCCCCGATGCGTCTCCTCTTATAGATTCAATTTTGGAG CGTGCACCAACAGAATGGGGGAGTGGTATGAAAAGCCAAGAAGATTTGGAGCGTATGAAAACTGCATTCCTCAGATATGATGCTTCGTTCAGAGAACAAACTCCCCCTGACATACAACTCAAACCTCGCAATGACGAGACTCTCATGCCTGCACACAAAAGCGTACTT GCTGCAAGATCAAAAATCTTGGGCATGCCAAATTTAGATGGATCGTATGGACGTGGTGGGATAGTCGAATTGCCTGAGAGTCGTGAAGAGCTTGAGCCTCTTCTAGAGTTTCTTTATGTTGGGAGCTTGCCTGAGGAAAAGATGCAGAAACATATTATGACATTATCTAAGGCAGCCTACAAGTATGATATCCAGTACTTGGGGGAGTTGTGCGCGCGCCATAGCCTTTCGTCTTTGATCTCATCAAATGATCTTGAGGTTTTATATTTAGCATATTGTTGTAGACACCAAGCATTGTTGGAGGCTGCATTGAAGTTAATTGTTGAAGAGGGGGAGGAGCGGATATGCTGTGTGAAATTTATAAACTTTGCAAACAAGTATCCGCTTATGCTTAAGCTGGTTAGAATGGCAATGGTTATGTGTCGCGAAACCTGA